The proteins below come from a single Candidatus Brocadia sp. genomic window:
- the waaF gene encoding lipopolysaccharide heptosyltransferase II gives MKKPVNIGKIIIRSPNWVGDVVMATPAFRCIRENFPQAEITIALKSYVWKLIEGAPWFDEVLILDPNSHLERTGGSGKYPKRPQCVSLIKQIRSRRYDLGFLFPNSFSSALMFWLGGVKRRIGYRRDARSWLLTDRVNRLSEKGRFLPTYMGDYYLRLCTAVGCEIQTKELELFITGESLRRVAEIFENYHLNNGRPLILLNPGAAYGSSKCWTAEGFARTAELISEQFDCNIAIVCAPNETKLALDIERAANIKLINLANQVVSLDVLKALIKKCALLITVDSGPRHIAVAFKRPVVTLMGPNDPRYTGTPAEIGQVIRAEVDCLACHLKVCPKDHRCMTQIRPERVARASLELLKEPQYIDTVPDQ, from the coding sequence TTGAAAAAACCAGTAAATATAGGCAAAATTATTATCCGTTCACCCAATTGGGTGGGCGATGTCGTCATGGCCACGCCGGCTTTCCGCTGTATTCGGGAAAACTTTCCCCAAGCAGAAATTACCATAGCCCTCAAATCTTACGTCTGGAAACTTATCGAAGGTGCCCCATGGTTTGACGAAGTACTTATTTTAGATCCAAATTCCCATTTAGAACGTACAGGGGGCAGCGGTAAATACCCGAAAAGGCCTCAATGCGTTTCCTTAATAAAGCAAATCCGGTCTAGAAGATATGATCTTGGGTTTCTGTTTCCCAATTCCTTTAGCTCTGCGCTCATGTTTTGGCTGGGCGGCGTGAAACGGCGCATAGGGTATAGAAGGGATGCCCGTTCATGGCTGCTTACCGATAGGGTAAATCGGTTGTCTGAAAAAGGGCGTTTCCTCCCGACGTATATGGGGGACTATTATCTGCGTTTGTGTACGGCGGTTGGCTGTGAAATACAAACAAAAGAACTGGAATTATTTATTACCGGGGAAAGCCTGCGACGCGTAGCCGAAATCTTTGAAAACTACCATCTGAACAATGGCCGTCCACTTATCCTGTTAAACCCGGGGGCGGCATATGGCTCTTCAAAATGCTGGACGGCAGAAGGTTTTGCCAGGACGGCAGAACTTATTAGTGAACAATTTGATTGTAATATAGCCATAGTCTGTGCTCCCAACGAAACAAAGTTGGCCCTGGATATTGAGCGTGCGGCTAACATCAAACTGATAAATTTAGCAAATCAGGTCGTATCCCTGGATGTTCTTAAGGCACTGATAAAAAAATGTGCTTTATTAATTACCGTTGACTCAGGTCCAAGGCATATTGCTGTTGCCTTTAAAAGGCCCGTTGTTACATTAATGGGACCGAATGACCCACGTTATACCGGCACCCCGGCAGAGATAGGACAGGTGATCCGGGCAGAAGTAGATTGTCTTGCCTGTCACTTGAAAGTATGTCCGAAAGATCACCGGTGTATGACGCAGATAAGACCTGAAAGGGTCGCCAGGGCGAGCCTGGAATTACTTAAAGAGCCACAGTACATAGATACCGTACCCGATCAATAA